In Cytophagia bacterium CHB2, the following proteins share a genomic window:
- a CDS encoding glycoside hydrolase family 5 protein, translated as MKNILRCVLASLGISIFLAVVPSLSQSKQQKLPFIRVEGNHFVDESGKEIIFRGVSFSDPDRLEKAGQWNKTYFEAARKWNANIVRFPVHPAAWRERGEEEYLKLLDQGVAWAGELEMYVIIDWHSIGNLRTELFQHPMYNTTKTETFRFWKTIAARYAGNPVTAFYEVFNEATRFNDTLGKLTWEQHKELMEEIIAIIYAHDKTVIPLVGGLDWAYDLSFVREDPIAYPGIAYVTHPYPQKREAPWEGKWEESWGFVADRYPLMATEFSFMSAGGRGAHIPVIGDETYGEAIINYFNKKGISWTAWVFDPSWSPQLIENWNFEPTQQGRFFKEKMMQLNPKPVK; from the coding sequence ATGAAAAATATTCTGCGGTGTGTATTAGCGTCATTGGGGATTTCAATTTTTCTTGCCGTTGTTCCGTCGCTGAGTCAGTCTAAGCAGCAGAAACTGCCGTTCATTCGCGTGGAGGGAAATCACTTTGTTGATGAGAGCGGCAAAGAAATCATTTTTCGCGGCGTATCATTTTCTGACCCTGATCGCCTGGAAAAAGCTGGGCAGTGGAACAAAACCTACTTTGAAGCGGCGCGGAAGTGGAATGCCAATATCGTGCGATTTCCCGTGCATCCGGCCGCCTGGCGTGAGCGCGGTGAAGAAGAGTATCTCAAATTGTTGGATCAGGGTGTGGCCTGGGCCGGCGAGTTGGAGATGTATGTGATCATCGATTGGCATTCCATCGGCAACCTGCGCACGGAATTATTTCAACATCCCATGTACAATACCACCAAAACCGAAACTTTTCGCTTCTGGAAAACCATTGCCGCAAGATATGCCGGCAATCCCGTGACGGCATTCTATGAAGTATTCAATGAGGCCACGCGTTTCAACGACACGCTCGGCAAGCTGACCTGGGAACAGCACAAGGAGTTGATGGAAGAAATTATTGCAATCATCTATGCGCACGATAAAACCGTAATTCCGTTGGTCGGCGGACTTGATTGGGCTTATGATCTCAGTTTTGTGAGAGAAGATCCGATTGCTTACCCCGGCATCGCGTATGTCACGCATCCTTATCCGCAAAAACGTGAAGCGCCCTGGGAAGGAAAATGGGAGGAGAGTTGGGGATTTGTCGCGGACAGATATCCGCTCATGGCCACCGAGTTCAGCTTCATGAGCGCCGGCGGGCGCGGCGCGCATATTCCGGTGATTGGCGATGAAACCTACGGCGAAGCCATCATCAACTACTTCAACAAAAAAGGCATCTCCTGGACCGCGTGGGTGTTTGATCCTTCCTGGTCGCCGCAATTGATCGAGAATTGGAATTTTGAACCGACACAACAAGGCCGTTTTTTCAAAGAGAAGATGATGCAGCTCAATCCCAAGCCAGTAAAATGA
- a CDS encoding N-acylglucosamine 2-epimerase — translation MLAASAWSCPSTSDEHRRIREEIEKSLRIELLHAWYPIAIDTLHGGFLSDFSFDWQPAGRQNKMIVTQSRHVWTASQSAMFFNDDRYRRIAQHGLRFLKDKMWDTTYGGFYWLRNRQGEAMSGADDGGKAAYGNAFAIYALASYYAMSGDTSALYLAQKTFHWLDRHSRDPLHRGYVDRLTREGLWLSQSDANLNARKLLISSWKDQNSSIHLLEAFTGLYNVWPDSLLRERVLEMLVLIRDTITTEKGHLTLYLQRDWTPVSFRDSSDAVRKKNYYFDHVSFGHDVETAYLMLEASHVLGLEADDKTLRVAKRMVDHALANGWDNDNGGFFYQGYYFAGADTITIINEIKEWWVQAEGLNSLLLMSKLFPREKKYEQAFKKQWEYMKRYLIDHEHGGWYKEGLDKSPEMVKSAKGSDWKVNYHESRALMNCIKMLKSEHELIKQRAKHQ, via the coding sequence ATGCTCGCGGCTTCTGCATGGAGTTGCCCCTCAACGTCGGACGAACATCGGAGAATTCGGGAAGAAATCGAAAAATCGCTGCGCATCGAGTTGTTGCATGCTTGGTATCCTATTGCTATCGACACGCTGCACGGCGGTTTTCTCAGCGACTTCTCATTTGATTGGCAACCCGCGGGCCGCCAAAACAAAATGATCGTGACCCAAAGCCGCCACGTGTGGACCGCTTCGCAATCGGCCATGTTTTTCAATGACGATCGCTATCGCCGCATTGCGCAGCACGGCCTTCGTTTTTTGAAAGATAAAATGTGGGATACCACTTATGGCGGCTTTTACTGGCTGCGCAACCGGCAGGGCGAGGCCATGTCCGGCGCGGATGATGGAGGCAAGGCCGCTTATGGCAATGCCTTTGCCATCTATGCGCTCGCAAGTTACTATGCCATGTCCGGCGATACCTCGGCGTTGTATCTTGCCCAAAAAACATTTCACTGGCTCGACCGGCACAGCCGCGATCCGTTGCATCGCGGCTATGTTGACCGCTTGACGCGCGAGGGGCTTTGGCTCAGCCAAAGTGACGCAAACCTGAACGCGCGTAAGTTACTCATCTCGAGTTGGAAAGATCAGAATTCCTCCATCCATTTGTTGGAAGCCTTCACCGGATTGTATAACGTCTGGCCGGACAGCCTGCTGCGCGAACGTGTGCTCGAAATGTTGGTTCTGATTCGCGACACCATCACCACTGAAAAAGGCCATCTAACGCTGTATTTACAGCGGGATTGGACGCCGGTTTCCTTCCGTGATTCTTCTGACGCCGTGCGGAAAAAGAATTACTATTTCGATCATGTTTCCTTCGGCCATGATGTCGAAACCGCTTATTTGATGCTGGAAGCCTCGCATGTTTTGGGTCTCGAAGCGGATGACAAAACCTTGCGCGTTGCCAAGCGCATGGTTGATCATGCGCTGGCTAATGGTTGGGATAACGACAACGGCGGATTTTTTTATCAGGGATATTACTTCGCCGGCGCTGACACCATCACCATCATCAACGAAATCAAAGAATGGTGGGTGCAGGCCGAAGGGCTAAACTCTCTGCTGTTGATGTCCAAGCTGTTCCCCCGGGAAAAGAAGTACGAGCAGGCCTTCAAGAAACAGTGGGAGTACATGAAGCGCTATCTCATTGATCATGAGCATGGCGGCTGGTACAAAGAAGGCCTGGACAAAAGCCCGGAAATGGTAAAAAGCGCCAAAGGCTCTGATTGGAAGGTCAATTATCATGAATCACGCGCGTTAATGAATTGCATTAAAATGTTGAAATCCGAGCATGAGTTGATTAAGCAGCGCGCAAAACATCAGTAG
- a CDS encoding T9SS type A sorting domain-containing protein — protein sequence MAKTYVLAALFFMLGACLVNNLDFARSHSAGMRRGLGLLMSLLFVSGAPETSFAQKFVRRTQEAGFASVTRSNGAALADYDRDGDVDVYFVNPGIYQANDPSTWNRLFANQGNGTFLDVTAQAGVAGRNANATQNPTGMGNKMGAAWGDYDNDGWPDLFLTHYGPIQLFHNNGNGTFTDVTAQSGITTRRNQLSSSALWFDYDNDGDLDLYISIYGEFFSTSADRSNKLYENSGNGEFVDVSSANGAADKGITWTSVALDANHDGHLDLYLANDFGPNKFYLNNGDKTFQEKTADYGLEDPYHGMGLAVTDCDGNGYFDIYLTNITEAGFDQETNPLFLNTGQGRFYNYAVQAGVSQAGWGWGAAFFDCENDGDEDLFVATGNFTPEFPNEFFRNESEEGDFRFANVAHEAGVADSTVARSAAVFDYDNDGDLDLLVSNFFEAPFLYENTATTGNWLRVKLEGTESNRDALGAEVEVWTNGVSYKKYYHGAHFLTQSIQPLHFGLHEAQSVERILVKWPGGFTEEIGAVAVNQTLTLKEKNGVVTVSSGQRVTNETTPRTRPSGMRLLGNYPNPFNGATQIRFEMYAPGMVEITIMNAQGKIIHKQQESFSSNGEKIIRWNGVDHDANPVSSGIYFYRLTRNDAYAGSEVGKMLYLK from the coding sequence ATGGCAAAAACGTACGTGCTGGCTGCCCTGTTTTTTATGTTGGGAGCATGCCTCGTGAACAATTTGGATTTTGCCCGCAGTCATTCCGCCGGCATGCGCCGCGGGCTGGGATTGTTGATGAGTCTATTATTTGTGTCTGGTGCGCCGGAAACAAGTTTTGCCCAAAAATTTGTGCGGCGAACACAGGAGGCGGGTTTTGCCTCCGTTACCCGCTCAAATGGCGCAGCCTTGGCTGATTATGATCGCGATGGCGACGTGGATGTTTACTTTGTCAACCCCGGCATTTATCAGGCCAATGATCCGAGCACGTGGAATCGCTTGTTTGCCAACCAGGGAAACGGAACGTTTCTTGATGTTACCGCGCAAGCGGGTGTTGCCGGGCGCAACGCAAATGCAACGCAAAACCCTACGGGCATGGGTAATAAAATGGGTGCCGCCTGGGGTGACTACGATAACGACGGCTGGCCGGATCTTTTCTTAACTCATTATGGTCCCATTCAGCTTTTTCATAATAATGGCAATGGCACATTCACAGATGTAACTGCGCAATCCGGCATTACCACCCGCCGCAATCAATTGAGCAGCAGCGCGCTGTGGTTTGATTATGACAACGACGGCGATCTGGATTTGTATATCTCGATTTACGGTGAATTCTTTTCGACCTCCGCCGATCGAAGCAACAAGCTGTACGAAAATTCCGGAAATGGTGAATTTGTCGATGTGTCAAGCGCCAACGGCGCCGCCGACAAAGGCATAACCTGGACTAGCGTTGCCCTCGACGCCAATCATGACGGCCATCTGGATCTCTATCTCGCCAATGATTTCGGCCCTAATAAATTTTATTTGAACAACGGCGACAAAACATTTCAGGAGAAAACCGCCGATTATGGCCTGGAAGATCCCTATCACGGCATGGGTCTGGCCGTTACGGATTGCGACGGAAACGGCTATTTTGATATTTATCTCACCAACATCACAGAAGCAGGCTTTGATCAAGAAACCAATCCGCTCTTTCTCAACACTGGACAGGGCCGCTTTTATAACTATGCGGTGCAGGCGGGCGTCTCGCAGGCGGGCTGGGGTTGGGGCGCAGCGTTTTTCGATTGCGAAAATGACGGCGATGAAGATTTATTCGTGGCCACCGGCAATTTTACGCCGGAATTTCCCAATGAATTTTTTCGCAATGAATCCGAAGAAGGCGATTTTAGATTTGCGAATGTTGCGCATGAAGCCGGCGTGGCAGACAGTACGGTAGCGCGGAGCGCGGCGGTTTTCGATTATGACAATGACGGCGACCTAGATTTGCTTGTCTCCAATTTTTTTGAGGCACCTTTTTTATATGAAAATACCGCGACAACAGGCAACTGGCTGCGCGTGAAGCTGGAGGGGACGGAGTCGAACCGCGATGCGCTGGGAGCTGAAGTGGAGGTGTGGACGAACGGCGTGTCCTATAAAAAGTACTATCATGGCGCACATTTTCTCACACAGAGCATTCAGCCCTTGCATTTCGGTTTGCACGAGGCGCAAAGCGTCGAACGCATTCTTGTAAAATGGCCGGGCGGTTTCACCGAAGAAATCGGCGCGGTAGCGGTGAATCAAACTCTTACTCTCAAAGAAAAAAACGGCGTAGTCACCGTCTCGTCCGGCCAGAGAGTAACCAATGAAACAACGCCGCGGACACGCCCGAGTGGGATGCGTTTGTTGGGCAATTATCCCAATCCTTTTAATGGCGCGACACAAATTCGTTTTGAGATGTATGCTCCCGGCATGGTTGAAATAACGATCATGAACGCTCAGGGAAAAATAATACATAAACAGCAGGAATCCTTTTCCTCGAATGGAGAAAAAATCATTCGCTGGAACGGCGTTGATCATGACGCCAATCCCGTAAGTTCTGGAATTTATTTTTATCGCCTGACCAGGAACGATGCTTATGCTGGCAGCGAAGTTGGCAAAATGCTTTATCTCAAATGA
- a CDS encoding T9SS type A sorting domain-containing protein, which translates to MSAGNHTITLSSAAGGVTVDYLQVIAFVPTSVADRSELPDGYFLSQNYPNPFNPTTSINFSVGKPTHVRLTVYNVLGQNVATLVNSRLSAGTHVVQFDAKKLTSGVYFYRLEADDYMLQKRMILVK; encoded by the coding sequence ATGAGTGCCGGTAATCATACGATTACATTGTCTTCGGCGGCGGGCGGCGTCACGGTGGATTATCTGCAAGTGATTGCCTTTGTTCCCACCTCGGTTGCCGATCGTAGCGAATTGCCGGATGGTTACTTCTTGTCGCAGAACTATCCGAATCCGTTCAACCCGACCACAAGCATCAACTTCTCCGTCGGCAAGCCTACGCACGTCAGGTTAACGGTGTATAACGTGCTGGGCCAGAACGTGGCGACTCTCGTGAACAGCCGGTTGAGCGCGGGGACGCACGTGGTACAATTCGATGCCAAGAAACTCACGTCAGGCGTTTATTTCTATCGCCTGGAGGCGGATGATTACATGCTGCAAAAGCGCATGATCTTGGTCAAATAA